The proteins below are encoded in one region of Nitrospira sp.:
- a CDS encoding putative isomerase: protein MASEARTIRFYQADVFSDRPFGGNPVAVIPDANGLDDRSMQRIAREMNLSETVFVYPPSDPAAVAKLRIFTPTQEIPFAGHPVVGTFYILATLKRLPLKEPLTRVLQECNLGLFPVEITSSDGDILRVVMSQPTPQFLGRIEDLRDKYDLARALGVSKTVLTEAKFPVEMVSTGLPVLIVPIRTLTAVRSMTPNSQELAEVCNRVGVNAVMVFTTVTVDPRSTVHTRVFAPTLGIPEDPATGSASGALGAYLVQNGVVQVGPTTEIVAEQGYEIERPSRIIVQVDSDDDMIKEVKVGGRVVMVIEGTLTF, encoded by the coding sequence ATGGCGAGCGAAGCGCGGACGATTCGCTTCTATCAAGCCGACGTCTTCTCCGATCGGCCCTTCGGCGGCAACCCCGTCGCCGTCATTCCTGACGCGAACGGTCTCGACGACCGGAGCATGCAGCGCATCGCACGGGAGATGAACCTGTCGGAAACCGTGTTCGTGTATCCCCCGAGCGATCCCGCCGCCGTCGCCAAACTGCGCATCTTCACTCCGACTCAGGAAATCCCGTTCGCCGGTCATCCCGTCGTCGGCACGTTCTATATTCTCGCGACCCTGAAACGGTTGCCCCTCAAGGAGCCGCTCACACGCGTGCTGCAGGAATGCAATCTCGGACTCTTCCCGGTGGAAATTACCAGCTCGGACGGCGACATCCTGCGCGTCGTCATGTCGCAACCCACACCGCAATTTCTGGGCCGCATCGAAGATCTGCGGGACAAATACGACTTGGCTCGAGCGCTGGGCGTCTCGAAGACCGTACTGACCGAAGCCAAGTTTCCAGTGGAAATGGTTTCGACCGGATTGCCGGTGCTGATCGTGCCGATTCGCACACTCACGGCCGTGAGGTCCATGACGCCGAACAGTCAGGAGTTGGCGGAGGTGTGCAACCGTGTTGGGGTCAATGCGGTGATGGTGTTCACCACGGTCACCGTCGATCCTCGCTCGACCGTCCACACGCGCGTGTTCGCTCCCACCCTCGGTATTCCGGAAGACCCCGCCACGGGCAGTGCGTCGGGTGCCCTCGGCGCCTATCTCGTACAAAACGGCGTGGTCCAAGTCGGACCCACGACGGAAATCGTGGCCGAACAGGGTTACGAAATCGAGCGGCCGTCGAGGATTATCGTTCAGGTGGATTCGGACGATGATATGATTAAAGAGGTGAAGGTCGGAGGCCGTGTGGTGATGGTCATCGAAGGTACACTTACATTTTGA
- the moaB gene encoding molybdenum cofactor biosynthesis protein B, which produces MSLPTHHQHKHHAPERIGCLVVTCSDTRTPETDTSGQLIMHLLKSKGHEVAGYHIVKDEPSQIRETITTACADQTVQAIIVNGGTGISRRDSTFETVDGMLEKRLDGFGEVFRYLTYQEIGSPAIMSRATAGIVKGRVLFSTPGSENAVRLAMEKLILPELGHLVKELSK; this is translated from the coding sequence GTGTCCCTGCCCACCCATCACCAACATAAGCACCACGCGCCGGAGCGGATCGGGTGCCTGGTCGTGACCTGCAGCGACACGCGGACGCCGGAGACCGACACGAGCGGGCAGCTCATCATGCATTTGCTCAAGAGCAAGGGGCATGAGGTGGCAGGCTACCATATCGTAAAGGACGAGCCGTCGCAGATCCGCGAGACGATCACGACGGCCTGCGCCGACCAGACGGTCCAGGCCATTATCGTCAATGGCGGGACGGGCATCTCGCGTCGGGATTCGACGTTCGAGACCGTCGACGGCATGCTGGAAAAGCGGCTGGATGGATTCGGCGAGGTCTTCCGCTATCTGACCTACCAGGAGATCGGATCACCCGCGATCATGAGCCGGGCGACGGCGGGCATCGTGAAGGGACGCGTGTTGTTTTCCACCCCCGGTTCGGAAAACGCCGTTCGGCTGGCGATGGAAAAACTCATTCTTCCCGAACTCGGCCACCTCGTCAAAGAACTGTCGAAGTAA
- a CDS encoding ferredoxin, with amino-acid sequence MPKPKYHILVCTNTRPPGHPKPSCGSAGAAQLLMAFNMGLMQRGIQPGEVIVTGTGCLGPCEQGPTVVVYPTGTWYSKVTEADVATILDEHIAKGTPPDKLRPDAVWS; translated from the coding sequence ATGCCAAAGCCGAAATATCATATTCTGGTCTGCACGAACACCCGCCCGCCGGGCCACCCCAAACCGTCCTGCGGCTCGGCCGGCGCCGCGCAACTCTTGATGGCCTTCAACATGGGCTTGATGCAGCGTGGGATCCAACCCGGAGAGGTGATTGTCACCGGGACCGGATGTCTCGGGCCCTGCGAACAAGGGCCGACGGTAGTCGTCTATCCGACCGGAACTTGGTACTCGAAAGTAACGGAAGCCGATGTCGCGACCATCCTCGACGAGCACATCGCCAAGGGCACGCCGCCGGACAAGCTGCGGCCCGACGCCGTCTGGAGCTGA
- a CDS encoding gamma-glutamylcyclotransferase, translated as MKLFVYADNLNPTQLKRRAPEHQPVCKAYLPDHVIQFCRWSSQWRCGLASVVHSPGEQVWGMVLEITEEDLKLMDEFEGDVPPGSYRHVQVTVITEEGDKMVVTTHAAPPIGKFKPKEHYLDWVTKGLKHWKFDQDQLDLWKSYYAA; from the coding sequence ATGAAACTCTTTGTCTACGCGGACAATCTTAATCCAACCCAGCTCAAGCGGAGGGCGCCCGAGCACCAACCGGTCTGCAAGGCGTACCTGCCGGATCATGTGATCCAATTTTGTCGCTGGTCGTCCCAATGGCGCTGCGGCCTCGCGAGTGTCGTCCATTCGCCCGGTGAACAAGTGTGGGGGATGGTGTTGGAAATCACCGAGGAAGACCTGAAGCTCATGGACGAATTCGAAGGCGATGTACCGCCTGGGTCCTATCGCCACGTGCAGGTCACGGTGATCACGGAAGAGGGCGACAAAATGGTGGTCACCACGCACGCCGCACCGCCGATCGGAAAGTTCAAGCCGAAGGAGCACTATCTCGATTGGGTGACAAAAGGACTCAAGCACTGGAAGTTCGATCAGGACCAGCTGGATCTGTGGAAGTCCTACTACGCAGCCTAA
- the nasE gene encoding nitrite reductase yields MKTKSISLIPVSDLQPGTCRSVETEAGWIAVYNVDGHLYATDDVCPHAGGSLGEGKLSGDCIVCPWHGWRFNIRTGQRPENPDIRVDCFDVKVEDGHIVVDVPETRRAF; encoded by the coding sequence ATGAAGACCAAATCAATCTCTCTCATACCCGTCAGCGATCTCCAGCCGGGAACCTGCCGTTCGGTCGAAACGGAGGCGGGGTGGATTGCAGTCTATAACGTGGACGGACACCTCTACGCGACCGACGACGTGTGCCCCCATGCCGGAGGATCGCTTGGAGAGGGTAAGCTGTCCGGAGACTGTATCGTCTGTCCGTGGCACGGATGGCGTTTCAATATTCGAACCGGCCAGCGCCCGGAGAATCCGGACATCCGTGTCGACTGCTTCGACGTCAAAGTCGAGGATGGGCACATCGTGGTTGATGTGCCGGAAACCCGGCGCGCGTTCTGA
- a CDS encoding HNH endonuclease: MELTLLLNATYEPLRVVHWQKAITLLWQGKVEVLEFYDRDVRGISVTFRLPSVMRLLKLVKLKDSHRAVKFSRINIFTRDGYTCQYCAHKFRTEELTFDHVVPIAKGGKKTWENIVTACWRCNNRKSGRTPDEANMKLIKKPVKPRWSPVVTITIGIRNAPESWRDYLYWNVALDEDAAET; encoded by the coding sequence ATGGAGTTGACGCTCTTGCTGAACGCCACCTATGAGCCCCTGCGGGTGGTGCACTGGCAGAAGGCCATTACGCTTCTCTGGCAGGGTAAAGTCGAAGTCCTGGAATTCTACGATCGGGACGTCCGCGGCATCTCCGTGACCTTTCGGCTCCCCTCGGTCATGCGGCTCCTCAAACTCGTCAAACTCAAAGACAGCCATCGCGCGGTCAAGTTTTCGAGAATCAACATCTTCACCCGGGACGGGTACACCTGTCAGTATTGCGCCCATAAGTTCCGCACCGAAGAGCTCACGTTCGACCACGTCGTCCCCATCGCCAAGGGCGGCAAGAAGACGTGGGAAAACATCGTCACGGCCTGCTGGCGCTGCAACAATCGAAAGAGCGGGCGGACGCCTGACGAAGCCAACATGAAGCTCATCAAGAAGCCGGTCAAGCCTCGGTGGAGTCCCGTCGTCACCATCACGATCGGCATTCGCAATGCGCCGGAAAGTTGGCGCGATTACCTCTACTGGAACGTGGCACTGGACGAAGACGCAGCGGAGACCTAA
- a CDS encoding precorrin-2 dehydrogenase, with protein sequence MTVNPGFPISLDVKGWPCLVLGGDQEAADKAQRLLDAGAKVSVINPTLNDTLKKLTASAKVIHRGRMFRTTDLPGVVAVLNCIKDDTAFAEGLMELARKDRFQLWTVDQPQYSTFSMPAVVTRGSLRIAISTGGASPALASRIRQDLEAIFGPEAEEFIAWLAELRGETKATEADFIKRRDILTSAVEEFKLTGQANYPTTWLEQRKAAG encoded by the coding sequence ATGACCGTGAATCCAGGATTTCCGATTTCACTCGATGTCAAAGGATGGCCGTGTCTGGTGCTGGGCGGCGATCAGGAAGCCGCCGACAAGGCGCAGCGTTTGCTCGACGCCGGCGCCAAGGTGTCGGTGATCAATCCCACGCTCAACGATACACTCAAAAAATTGACGGCCAGTGCCAAGGTCATTCACCGTGGACGCATGTTCCGAACGACCGATCTTCCGGGCGTCGTCGCGGTGCTGAATTGCATCAAGGACGACACGGCCTTCGCCGAAGGGTTGATGGAGTTGGCCCGCAAAGATCGGTTCCAGCTTTGGACGGTCGATCAGCCGCAGTACTCGACCTTCTCCATGCCGGCCGTCGTGACCCGTGGATCGCTTCGCATTGCCATCAGTACCGGTGGTGCGTCGCCGGCGCTCGCGTCCCGTATTCGACAGGACTTGGAAGCCATCTTCGGTCCGGAAGCGGAAGAGTTCATCGCTTGGCTCGCGGAACTCCGTGGCGAAACGAAAGCAACCGAAGCCGATTTCATCAAGCGGCGTGACATTCTGACGAGCGCGGTCGAGGAGTTCAAGTTGACCGGGCAGGCGAACTACCCCACGACCTGGCTGGAGCAGCGCAAGGCGGCCGGGTGA
- the alr gene encoding alanine racemase, which produces MLRTYSASPTQAVVDLGALAHNFALLRGRLAPSCTVIGIVKANAYGHGAVEVAEALVRFGCSMLGVATVAEGIQLRDAGILSQVVVLGPVVPRELGDLLQHRLTPLIYEEAMLLALSERVRDVAPCPVHLEVETGMGRLGIPIERVVPLLQSAAFRGPLRMEGLMTHFADAESVDPAFARQQIDVFRDLIDRARDAGIEVPLAHMANTAGILRYPDSHLDAVRPGIGLYGYWSGPSTTDDPPLKPILSWSTHIVQIRPLQQGQTVSYGRTFRASRPSRIAVLPVGYADGYNRLLSNKGSVLVHGRRAPVVGRVCMDMTMVDVTDVPDAKTGDTVVLIGRQEQETITAQDVASWQGSISYEVLCTIGPRVRRSYTGRP; this is translated from the coding sequence GTGCTGCGAACCTATAGCGCATCCCCAACGCAAGCGGTTGTCGATCTCGGCGCGCTGGCCCACAATTTCGCATTGCTGCGCGGACGGCTGGCCCCGTCATGCACCGTCATCGGCATCGTCAAGGCCAATGCCTATGGACACGGCGCCGTCGAAGTGGCGGAGGCACTGGTCCGTTTCGGCTGTTCCATGCTCGGGGTCGCCACCGTAGCCGAAGGCATTCAGCTCCGCGACGCGGGCATCCTGTCACAAGTGGTCGTGCTGGGTCCGGTCGTTCCCCGCGAACTTGGCGATCTGCTCCAGCACCGTCTGACGCCGCTCATCTACGAGGAGGCGATGCTGCTCGCCTTGAGCGAGCGTGTACGCGACGTGGCTCCGTGCCCCGTTCACCTCGAGGTGGAGACTGGAATGGGGCGCCTCGGGATTCCGATCGAACGGGTCGTGCCGCTACTGCAGTCCGCCGCATTCAGGGGGCCGCTTCGCATGGAAGGGTTGATGACCCACTTCGCGGATGCCGAAAGCGTCGACCCTGCCTTCGCTCGCCAGCAGATCGACGTGTTCCGCGATCTCATTGATCGCGCGCGAGACGCCGGAATAGAAGTTCCTCTGGCCCACATGGCCAATACGGCGGGCATCCTGCGCTATCCCGATTCGCATTTGGATGCGGTACGTCCCGGCATCGGGTTGTATGGCTACTGGTCAGGCCCATCGACGACGGACGATCCCCCCCTGAAACCGATACTTTCGTGGTCGACGCACATCGTGCAGATCCGCCCGCTGCAGCAGGGGCAGACAGTCAGCTACGGCCGCACGTTCCGTGCGTCACGGCCGTCCAGGATCGCCGTGCTACCGGTGGGATATGCTGATGGGTACAATCGCCTGCTGTCCAATAAGGGGTCGGTCTTGGTCCACGGGCGTCGTGCTCCCGTGGTCGGTCGGGTGTGCATGGATATGACCATGGTGGACGTCACCGACGTTCCGGACGCCAAAACCGGCGACACGGTGGTGCTGATCGGCAGGCAGGAGCAGGAGACGATTACGGCCCAGGACGTCGCGTCATGGCAGGGCAGCATCTCGTACGAGGTGCTGTGCACCATAGGCCCGCGGGTGCGTCGATCGTATACGGGGCGGCCTTAG
- the frr gene encoding ribosome-recycling factor, giving the protein MANPVQQKTTDGMEKSLEHLKRELSGLRTGRASVALLDNIRVDYYGTMTPLKQVASISVPEARLLTVQPWDAKLIKEIEKALATSDLGITPSNDGKMIRVPLPPLTEERRKDLTKICRKHGEETKVHIRGVRREANEELKKLQKDGKMSEDELRRAEAEIQKLTDQYIEKVDHVLKKKEEEILEV; this is encoded by the coding sequence ATGGCCAATCCCGTCCAGCAAAAAACAACCGACGGTATGGAGAAATCGCTCGAACATCTGAAGCGTGAGTTGAGCGGGCTTCGCACCGGCCGCGCCTCGGTCGCGCTGCTCGACAACATCCGCGTGGACTATTACGGCACGATGACCCCGCTCAAGCAGGTGGCGTCGATTTCGGTGCCGGAGGCGCGCCTCCTGACCGTGCAACCCTGGGATGCCAAGCTGATCAAGGAGATCGAAAAGGCGTTGGCGACGTCCGATCTCGGCATCACGCCCTCCAACGACGGCAAGATGATCCGTGTGCCGCTGCCGCCCCTGACCGAAGAGCGGCGGAAAGACCTCACGAAGATCTGCCGCAAGCACGGCGAGGAAACCAAGGTACATATTCGTGGCGTGCGGCGCGAAGCCAACGAGGAGCTGAAGAAACTGCAAAAGGACGGCAAAATGAGCGAGGACGAGTTACGCCGTGCGGAAGCGGAAATCCAGAAATTGACTGACCAATACATCGAAAAGGTCGATCATGTGTTGAAGAAGAAAGAGGAGGAAATCCTCGAAGTCTAA
- the pyrH gene encoding uridylate kinase gives MTAPKYRRILLKVSGEMLAGDQGFGIQPSVLDGLAGEIADVVALDVEVAIVIGGGNIFRGIAASASGMERASADYMGMLATVFNALAMQSALEKRGVVTRVQTAIEMRQLAEGYIRRRAIRHLEKKRVVIFAGGTGNPYFSTDTAAALRAMEIGANVIMKGTKVDGIYEADPLTNPQAKRYDQLQFLSILNQKLRVMDSTAITLCMDNNLPLIVFNLKQRGNLKRILQGETIGTIVTAGKS, from the coding sequence ATGACCGCACCCAAATATCGACGAATTCTGCTCAAAGTCAGCGGCGAAATGCTCGCCGGAGATCAGGGGTTCGGAATTCAGCCGTCGGTGCTGGATGGCCTCGCCGGGGAAATCGCCGATGTCGTCGCGCTCGACGTCGAAGTCGCCATCGTCATCGGAGGGGGAAACATCTTCCGCGGCATCGCCGCGAGCGCCAGCGGGATGGAGCGGGCCTCGGCGGACTACATGGGCATGCTGGCCACCGTGTTCAACGCTCTGGCCATGCAGAGCGCGCTCGAAAAGCGCGGAGTCGTCACCCGTGTTCAGACCGCCATTGAAATGCGGCAGCTCGCCGAGGGCTACATTCGGCGACGGGCAATCCGCCATCTGGAGAAAAAGCGCGTCGTCATCTTCGCGGGAGGCACGGGTAATCCGTACTTCTCCACGGATACGGCGGCCGCGTTGCGCGCCATGGAGATCGGCGCGAACGTCATCATGAAGGGGACGAAGGTGGACGGCATCTACGAAGCCGATCCGTTGACGAACCCGCAGGCCAAGCGCTACGACCAGTTGCAGTTTCTCAGCATCCTGAATCAAAAGCTGAGGGTGATGGACTCGACGGCCATCACCTTGTGCATGGACAACAACCTGCCCCTTATCGTCTTCAACTTGAAGCAGCGCGGAAATTTGAAGCGCATCCTTCAGGGGGAGACGATCGGCACGATCGTGACGGCGGGCAAATCCTAA
- the tsf gene encoding elongation factor Ts: MAAPATLVKELRDKTGAGILDCQKALQENSNDIEKAVDYLRQKGLAAAQKRASREANEGIISSYIHPGSRIGVLVEVNCETDFVARNEEFQAFVKDVALQIAAANPTYVKREDVPEDVVSKERAIYEGQAKEMGKPPAAWPKIVEGKLEKYFQESCLLEQAFIKDPSATVKDLLTQKVAKIGENLIIRRFTRYQLGQA, translated from the coding sequence ATGGCAGCTCCCGCAACACTCGTGAAAGAACTCCGTGATAAAACCGGAGCCGGCATTCTGGATTGCCAGAAGGCCTTGCAAGAAAACAGCAACGATATCGAGAAAGCCGTTGACTACTTGCGGCAAAAGGGATTGGCCGCAGCGCAAAAACGCGCGTCACGCGAGGCCAATGAGGGCATCATCTCTTCGTACATTCACCCGGGCAGCCGCATCGGTGTGCTGGTGGAGGTGAACTGCGAGACCGACTTCGTCGCACGGAACGAAGAATTTCAGGCGTTCGTCAAGGACGTCGCACTCCAGATTGCTGCGGCAAACCCGACATACGTGAAGCGGGAAGACGTTCCCGAGGACGTGGTGTCGAAAGAACGGGCCATCTACGAGGGGCAGGCCAAGGAAATGGGGAAACCGCCCGCGGCCTGGCCGAAGATCGTGGAGGGGAAGCTGGAAAAGTATTTTCAAGAGTCCTGCCTCCTCGAGCAAGCCTTTATCAAAGATCCCAGTGCCACCGTGAAGGATTTGCTGACACAGAAGGTCGCCAAGATCGGCGAAAACCTCATCATCCGCCGATTCACACGGTACCAACTCGGCCAGGCATGA
- the rpsB gene encoding 30S ribosomal protein S2: MAEIEIKDLLEAGVHFGHQTNRWNPKMKKFIFGERNGIYIIDLQQTMDRLEKAYAFVRDTIAGGDQVLFVGTKRQAAEVLEEEAKRAGQFFVNQRWLGGMLTNFQTIKKSLDKLKKMEATLADGGSRQGLKKKELNQMDKDRVKLEKYLSGIKNMRTVPGCVFVLDTRVEHIAVLEAHRLSIPIVAIVDTNCEPDKITYPIPGNDDAIRSIKLITTQIADACIEGMHLRTQREQAEAAEAAVTEKRAAVSGMVMENVPAR; this comes from the coding sequence ATGGCAGAGATCGAGATCAAGGACCTGTTGGAGGCGGGTGTCCATTTCGGGCACCAAACCAACCGGTGGAATCCGAAAATGAAGAAATTCATTTTCGGCGAGCGTAACGGCATCTACATCATCGATCTCCAGCAGACGATGGATCGACTCGAAAAGGCCTATGCCTTCGTTCGGGATACCATTGCCGGGGGCGATCAGGTGTTATTCGTCGGAACCAAGCGGCAGGCCGCGGAGGTTTTGGAGGAAGAAGCCAAGCGGGCCGGACAGTTTTTCGTCAATCAACGCTGGCTCGGTGGGATGCTGACGAATTTCCAGACCATCAAGAAGAGCCTCGATAAGCTCAAGAAAATGGAAGCCACGCTGGCCGACGGTGGCTCTCGCCAGGGGTTGAAGAAAAAAGAGTTGAACCAGATGGACAAGGACCGGGTGAAGCTCGAAAAGTACTTGTCCGGCATCAAGAATATGCGCACCGTCCCCGGCTGCGTGTTCGTGCTCGATACGCGCGTGGAGCATATCGCCGTGCTCGAAGCACATCGGTTGAGCATTCCTATCGTAGCGATCGTCGATACGAACTGCGAACCGGACAAGATCACGTATCCGATTCCCGGCAATGACGACGCCATTCGTTCGATCAAACTGATCACCACCCAGATCGCCGACGCCTGCATCGAGGGGATGCATCTGCGGACCCAACGCGAGCAGGCGGAGGCCGCGGAGGCCGCAGTGACAGAGAAGCGCGCGGCGGTGTCCGGCATGGTGATGGAAAACGTGCCCGCACGGTAA